The Camelina sativa cultivar DH55 unplaced genomic scaffold, Cs unpScaffold00734, whole genome shotgun sequence sequence TTTGTTGTGATACTCTCTAGTGttaatgatttatttgttgAGATGAGGTTTCTATATGGTTTGTTCCATGTTCGTTTCCTTTTCACAGGATGGGCCTGAGTTCATGGCAGAGGATGCAAAAGTTTTCAAGTACCCATTTCCTTACTTGTATGATGAGGTTtggattctttcttttttttttgaactttttcaGCATTGTTAGTTGTATATACGATTATTCTGATATTTTGGTGACATTTTTCCTCTTGCCTCAGTCACAAGAGGTTGCAAGAGAATTTGGAGCTGTTTGTACCCCTGAGTTTTTCTTATATAAGAAGGTAATTTGTGATCATATCTTTTGATAAAAGATTGCTAAGTAGCAGGGAAAATGTCTACTGTTTTGGATATATTGTGATTATTTCCTGCTAAAGCATGTAAAGATGAACTCACAAAGCTCTTATGTCTTATATTTGAAAGATAGCCATTTGTTGGACTGAGAGTAGTTATATTATGAATTCCTTTTCAAGCTCAAACAAATAATACTTCTTATGGAAACTTTGACTTGTTCTGTTAATTAACTCTATCTCAACTTGTTCTCGCGTGTCAAATGGAGCAGGATGGTCGTAGACCATTTGCGCTGGTCTATCATGGTCAGTTTGATTATTCCCGGCCTAGCAATAACATATCAGTATCTGGGAGGTTTGTTATCTATGTTACTGCTTTTAACATATCCCAGAGAAGTTGTTATATAGTAAACCCTAACATGTTTTATATGTGTAGGGATCTAAGCCTGGCGATTGATCTTGCCCTTAGCTGTCAACCAATACCATCAAATCAAAAGCCAAGGTACACTCAGATTTTGATACATTTCTCTTCAATTCTTTGTTTACCATGTCTATAGTCTTTGATGACCTGCATTTGGTATCGTAAAGTGTTGGTTGCAGCATAAAGTGGCATCCAGAAAACAGAGTCGTCAGCTAATACATTGCTCGTGCTTACAAACTGCATTGTATTAGAAACAGCTGCGAAACATTATTTTCAGGTAAGTCGTTTGTTCTATATTAATTGTGTTCCATAAACTCAGGTCCATATTATGTCAGAACCAGCCAAAGATCGATGAAAACTGTTAATTATTGTTTCTGTTCCGATAGAACTGAACTTCCTTTCTTATTTACCAGAATCAGGAGTAGAACTGCCAAGGTTTGcttttttaacatatatgaaTAGTGAGAATTTCGAATTTTACAGGTATGTTCTAAAATCGAATCTGAAAGGAGAGGAAAAGGCAAAAGAGAAGAACTTTGAAACCCTACCCGCAAAAAGAACATAGAAATTGTAAGTTTGTATCCATTATTCAAGATTAATATACAGTAGTCTACTCCACGGATCCTATTCTGTGGGATCGTTCATGTGTGATATAACTTCATGAACAATATAAGAATGAGTTTTAGTGTAAATAGTacttattttctatatataataaattaagtaTATGTGATCAAAATGAAAGAAACCATCTTTCTCTTCCTGGTCAAATCCCGAATCTGGTAAAATCTGTTGAACTCCAGTTATCACCATTGATCATGAATCTCCCCTGAGAAATCAACTGGTCTGGCTCCTCTGTGAATGAGCATTCCAGCATCTCTTGTAGCTCTTTGTCATCGAGTAAACCCTGGAACTCGAAGATCTCCTCTCGATCTTCTTGGAGGAACTGACCAAAACCTCGTTGATCTTCTTCGGTCTTATCGGATAGATGATTGAATTCCCCATAGAATCCAAGATCCACTTCGGTTTCTTGGCAGATATCCCAACTCAAGGAATCTAAAACATTGGTGGTTGTTGTTACCGGTGAATCTTGATCGGATCCAGTAGTATTATCTGTACTAGAAGGGCTACGATCAGTCACGTACTGTGCGAAAACCGCAGCCAAATCAATATCAGAACCAGCAGGGCTGGACTGAGTTCCATCATCTTGGTTAATAAGACCATCAGTCCGATTCTCGTTCCGACCAAACCTTTTGTGACTGTTGTGTCTGCTGCGGCTTCTCTTGCGACAGCCTCCACCTACAGGAATGTTGCGGAGAGAACCTCCCTTGGTCCAGTAACGACGGCAACCTTTGCAGAAGTATCTAGGCTGAGACAAGCTGTAGTTGTTGTAATAACAAAACTTGGTGTTGGACGATGCACAACGAGGACAAGCCGGAGCAGTAACCTCTTGTCCATAGGAAAGCTTCCACTTCTCCTCCGGAATTATTTCCATCTCCGGTGATGGAAACTGGTGCTACTGGTAGCTGTTGTGTCCAATGTACGGCAACATttttcatatactttttttttatgaattttgaatGTGTAAAGATTGGAAAGGCTAACAAGTGGGTACTTGGTGTATATTCGAGTACAtctaactctatatatatggggttgtgtgtgtgtatatgtgAACTTAGAGGTGAGGAAGAGCATGTGTGTGTGGAAGCAGAGGTGCATCGATACATGTGTGAAGGCTTACGAAGTAAACGTGGGCGGTTGCCGAGCCGTGCGTCTCCTTTtccgtttcttcttcatcaagttACCTTCGAATTTGGTCCTTCGTAAACTTGTATAATGacaataaaatgtttattaattttcatttaataatccGAGTTTAAATAAAACGATTGGATGAATTTCTGAAAGTTTTTGTTTCATACCATCCAAGAGCTAATTAATACGTATAAAGTATGTACAATCTAGAATCAAAGAAACTCTTTAAGATTTAAGAACACAAGAACTAAAAGAATTACTCTCTTTTATTAACCTTTAGGAAAATCTCTCAAAGCCAAAAGCTCTCTCTTGTTCTCCCAAATCTCATAAGTTATGCAACACCTCTTACATATTCTTATATAGAAAAACTCTTAGACAAGTTTCCTAATACAAAATGGAGAACTAAATtattagataactcctaaatatacttGACTTTAGGCTCAAGCTAATTCAAGCTTAATCAACAATACCATCCAAGAGCAAATTAATACGTATAAAGTATGTACATTTGTGGCTGTGCCATCATTTTCTTTCAGTTACTAACAGTCGTGGTAAATCTCTACatataaatattgttaaaaCCAAGGTTGCTCTAGTGGTttcaaagagttttttttttttttttttaaatgtcacACTAGTTCAAGTCGATAGATATCTATTGGAGGAGACATCAGAAAATTTCGGTTGATGCATTCCCGTTTTTTTGTCTGCTTGACCTAACCTTGAATGTATGTAAGTAGAATACAGGGACAAGGATGAGAAGATTAAAGATGTTATTCTCTATTGTAAGATGAATTCACCAATTAATTTCCGCTGAGTTTTTACGTTTTTCTGTTTACTTGATTTTTAGGGATAAAAATGTGGTTCATTTTCCCCAAAAACGATTCCGCCTATAATCTGTTATACTTCGTTTCTACCATTTGTATTTGGTCTATGTAACTTGCAGTACGTAGTCGACCAATTTAGCTAGCTATACATACAATCTTGGATTGGTACGGGTATGGATTTCTGATTTTCTCGGTTTAGTAAAAGTTAGGAACCACATTAATCTTGGATTGGTACTCCAGTAACTTTCATGTTTCATTTACGCATTTTCTGAATATATGATTAGGTTTATGAAAAAGATACGTATTGATTCCGTgctatttcttttctttctttttaaccaCATTACAGCTccgttttgattttgatatgagTAGCCTTGAAAGAAAACAACCTCAATGATATAAAACAACTTTGATCTAAGGAGTTGTTTCTTGTTTAGGAAATCGAAATATTGGCATTGTTAAGACTTTAAGACTGATTCAATACTAACTATCTAGTATCTAGAAGCAGCCTTTGCAACTATTCTTATGACGTAATATATATTATGGTATTAGTAAGactatgatataatataattctttattgtttatactatattattatatatcgaTAATACGCGTTAAGACCTTTAAGGTTATACGCGTTCACTCTTATCAGAAGCTAATTGATAAGAAATATGTTGATAATCTCTGTTCAGCAAAAgttagaattattcctttttctttttgaaaacaaaaataaaaatggaagaATCTACAAAGACTTTGAAAGACCAATCACTTTCCAACATTAAGTGAAGATATATAGAGATGGACCTTGTCATTTGGAGATTCGATCGAGTTGGACCAAAAAATAGACtcaaaaaccaaacacaaaatacTTTTTCTCCCTCTCATGTCTATTTCCGCGTCTAGCACCATTTCAATTATCACTTTTTCAGGTTAtcatgattttatattatgttactACTAGTCTATTACGTACCATACATTAATTGCCAAAagaatacaaatataatatataccatCTTGCTctgttacaaattttatatgtacatatatgtCAATATGTCAGAATCATCAGATGctatttgaattatatttttaaacaataacTGAAATCGAATCTTGAAAAATCAGTTAATTATACCTAGAGTGATTCAAGGTCCAATGGCTTTCctggaaaagaacaaaaagattgaCAAGGAAGGAGATCTTCAGTTCGAGTCTACTAACGAAGTCATATATGTATAATCCAAATTTcagatatataagaaaaaaaaaagtcagttaCAAcgaattttaaaagtaaatagtATTTAGTTTGGAAATTCAATATGAACTGAGGCCAAATTGTTTTCgatgaaaattttgtataaaatcaATTCTCACGTTagtaaaccaaacaaaatataagtcATAATGAAATGATAACTAAAGTAGACGCATTTTTGTGTTAGTCCTACATGGTACGTAAGCAGATCTCATCTAAATTTGCATGTTAATAATTTGACCAGAGCCATGCCAACATTGATGAGCAGTTAGAAGGAGAAAaaacccaaataaaataaaaacgtcaataaaaaactattactattgtttaagaaaacaaattaacaaataatataataattctaaaacatattctttcattttctccACAAAATATTTGACCAAGTTTCCAAAATAAAGTTACAATTTATAACTacaatttaaaaattgaaaaagaattgggtaaaaatatcagaaaaaaagaaaagaaaataaaaacatgaaatatTTTACTTAACTATAAAACaatttggaagaagaaacttaaaaaaaaaaggttttgtcaCTCCTAAACCCACTATAATAATCACAAAAGTATGAAAGATGTTGTAATGAGACTAGTAGAGAGGCAAAAGCAAAGCAAATCTCTTATAGTCTTATCTTAATGgttaaataactaatttttgtttttatatttttcttacttaattaacataattatttttcaaacaaCGTAATTAACATATTAGAAGTTGATGTTTGGATAGTACAACAAGCCCACATTTTGGTAGCATAGAGTTTGATCATTATAAATTGTAAAGctatatttgatattaaaaaatatatatatatatatatatatatattaaacaaaggGAAGACCTTCTCATAAAGAAAGTGTTTTTATTATAGGAGACCACATTTTTTAACTTGCGTTTGGTGGAAAATCTTACTGGCTGATTTGAAATCTCTGTTGAGACTATATCCTGTTATCTCAGGGGTGTCAATGAGAATTGACAGATTTCTCAGGCATACGGCTGAAAGTTGCTGTGCAGACTATCAATAGACACCTACCTACTTTTAAGAATCCAGTAATCATTAAATTCCAAGAAACCTCGGTTCTCGCAGGCATTCTCTCAAATACCGAGATGGCTGGCTAATTCTTATTCCACATTCACAGCTCTAGTCCGGAAACAAACCGAGTGCCATCAAACTTGTCGGTTTCACTGCTTCTATCAAATTTTAGCCACAGAAATTTCAAAGGcttgaaattaaagaaagtGACGTATACGTGGGAGAGGTGGTggaacatattatattt is a genomic window containing:
- the LOC104773899 gene encoding uncharacterized protein LOC104773899 — encoded protein: MVCSMFVSFSQDGPEFMAEDAKVFKYPFPYLYDESQEVAREFGAVCTPEFFLYKKDGRRPFALVYHGQFDYSRPSNNISVSGRDLSLAIDLALSCQPIPSNQKPSVGCSIKWHPENRVVS